The Canis lupus dingo isolate Sandy chromosome 18, ASM325472v2, whole genome shotgun sequence genome includes the window ATTGTGACTACGGTCAGATGGGAGGCACAAGTGGAaaaccctttctttcttccttcagcaGACCCTGTTTTAAGAATAGCTGCTATGATGCAGACATAAGACAGAAGGACTGCTAGAAGACAGATAGCTTCCACCAAACCAGCAAAGACTACCAGAATGATGTCATGCATGTAAGTATCAGTGCAGGACAGAGAGAAGAGTGGGGAGATAtcacagaagaaatgattaaTTTCTTTGGAGCAGAAAGACAGATGGAAGGTATTAGTAGTGTGAATAATTGAACTCATGGTACCTCCCAAAAATGCTCCAATGGCAAACTGGGAGCAAACCCTCTTGGACATAATAACCATATAAAGCAGAGGGTTGCAGATTGCTATGTACCGGTCATAAGCCATAGCAGCCAAGAGGAAAGATTCTGTGTCAACCAAAGAGCAGAAAAAATATAACTGTGCAGCACAGCCCTTGTAAGAAATGGTCTTTTCTTTGGAAATCAAGTCCACAAGTAATTTGGGGGCAATAACAGAAGAGTAACATACATCTACAAAGGACAATATACAGAGGAAAAAGTACATCGGGGTGTGCAAATGGGAACTAGTTGTGATTAATAAGATCATCCCAAGGTTCCCCATGAGGGTAACAGagtagataaaaagaaacataacaaaAAGCACCCTCCAAAGTTCTGGATGGTCACTAAATCCCAAGAGAAAGAACTCAGACTTCACAGTGTGGTTCTCCAACTCCATTCTCCGCAGTGTCCCTGGACTTCTGAAGTGGTGGCACGATAGTGATGGCAATATTAACAACAACCTCAGCAttcactaaaaaataagaaataaaacagtcaaaataaatagaagaggaATTCTAACTCCACGTGGGCATCCTCATAACATCTAGGCACATCTATAGCTCATGTAGTATCATGCATTATAAATTTTCATGACTcaagccaatggcagatgctcaaccaactgagtcacacaggcccttcagatttttgcatttttagtaAATTGAGAATGCATCACTTCTATTACttaaagaaattgttttccaaatttagGAGCACCGTCATCAAATCAGTTGTTGAACTCCACTTTCTTCAACTCCCTCATCTTCCACCAATATCAAGGAATTGTGGTCAATCACATGGTTATATAGCAAACTGGAAAAATATCCCCTGTCCCCATTtgtgctgtttttattttcacaacagACAGCATTGCTGTTACAGGTAAAACCCTGTATAAATAGAGGAGCAGAAGTTCTAACCTTACAATGTGGTTTCACCTCTGAGGAACTAAGGAACACCTTAGAGTTATTTGAAATCCACtgataaaatagaaagaagaaaggttatgcattatttataaaagtcaCTGAATCCCAGCTCTTGTCACTCAGAAGTTGTGAGACCTCAGTCAGGTCAATGAACCATCGAATTTCCGTCCATCATCTAAAATATGAGAGTGATATAGTACCTTTCCCCTCAAACTGTAAGTGTTAAAAGAATGTCTTTCTGCAGATTAAGTCTCCTCACCATCTTGTTCCTTCATAGTTCTAAAGCTGGCAGCATAGCAATTCTGAGTCAATCCAggcatctgttttatttttttggaattcaAGCTATGGAATACAACTAGAGACATCCTCATGCctacaaaaatgttaaattcaCTCCAGGCAATGTGATAATGCTATCCAGGAATGTTCCCATGCCCTCCACAgtgaaaaattgtaaaatatatggaaattccTCATGCACCTACCTCTATACCTTTCTGCCTTTCATTGCCCTTGCTCTGGTTTAGAAATCTATTAGACAACCAACAGCAACACACATGATACTTGTCTACAGACATACACATTTTATTCAGTGTACAATCAATTGCCCTCCCTCCTGTGGAAAAAGTCAATTTTGTatctatttgtatatttgtttgtGAATTCTTTATCTATAATCCTTTGCATTATCTTTTATATCAGTTGGAAcagttaaatgaatgaatcaatgaatgaatgaagtaaaatCATTGACACAGTTccaatttatatttgtataaaagtCACAATTCTtagacatatatatgtgtatggatGATTGAATAAAATTgttctttagggatccctgggtggcgcagcggtttggcccctgcctttggcccggggagcgatcctggagacccgggatcgaatcccacgtcgggctcccggtgcatggagcctgcttctccctctgcctgtgtctctgcctctctgtctctctctgtgtgactatcatgaataaataaataaaatctttaaaaaaaaatgttctttactaTTTCATATCTCACACAacctttttcctcctttaatcACTATTGTAAACCTGCATCACTCTCTTTAGGTTTCACTCTATGACCTTCTCACTGTCAGAAAATGATTTCTACCTTGTAGAGAAAAATACCCGATAGCGAAGAAGTATGTGCTCATCTTTCTCATCAAGTCATCATATAAGCCTTTGGGTTCATCAGTGACTTCCTCCggcccttcctttcttttctcggAATATCGTGCTCTGCCACTCTGAAGTTAATCCCTTTAACTGTGCATCCAATTCTGACTATCTGCATCAATTAAGATACTTATCCTATTATTacaaatttttcctttataaacttGCAGCATATCACATTGAAGTCAATTTCAcctttaaatataatattctgtatctacttccatttattttctttccttttttcaatattttcttacaGACATCTACACTGGTTTCCAGTTTCTCACTTCAGCCTACCGATAGGATTTTTATCCCAACAATTTAAAGTCCTTTTTGTTTCAATCCCAAACTACATCCTAGCTGTCAAATCCAGAGATTTTCAGTAGGTAATAAACTCTATTTCTCTATTCCATTAATAGttttcatctctcctttcttcttaacATCGCCTCATCTTTCAGTTTCTAGATTTCTCTCTTGATTTCAGTCCTTCTCAACCTCCTTCATACATGGTGGCACTTTCCTAGGGCTTCATTTTCAACCTACTTCTCTCCTCACTATTATATACTCTCCCTATATAATTCTGTGCCTTTTCTTACAATGCCAAATATATAGTGATAATTTTCACGTACCCATTCCAAAACATGGGTCCAACTCAAAGAGAGCTATCAAGCAGGCACATGTGCATTTCAGcatgcttaaaacaaaaatgtaattacCATCACTTCCTACAATTTATGCCTATTCTATCCCTATCTTGGTATATATTTCTCCCACCTCCACTGATAGTCCAAATAAGAAACATTCTCTAGCTAAAAACTGAACAAGAACAATTGATTCAATCTGCAAAACATGGCAAATATCCAATGTTTCCTTCTTATCATCACTGACATTCCATTATTCCATCATCCCTCGTTTTCCTCAATTGAACCTCTTAATTGTCCCAATTCCCTCTAATTAATTCCCTTCCTGCTTCCAAACATGATCCAAAATGTATCCATAAACCACTGTGAGAGCTTTTacctgtatatatttattttattttattttattttttttaatttttatttatttatgatagtcacagagagagagagagaggcagagacataggcagagggagaagcaggctccatgcaccgggagcccgacgtgggattcgatcccgggtctccaggatcgcgccctggggcgaaggcaggcgccaaaccgctgcgccacccagggatcccgcttttacctgtataaaatagattttgtattattttgctgTTCTTAAACCCTTAAATTATTTCCTGTCCCCTACAagcttagcttttaaaaatacttagtttTCACATATATTCCCATTTTTATCTCCTATATTCCATCTCACTCCAaacactttgctttaaaaaaaaaaagtgttaactgGAGAAAGAAGCATCTTGGAGCTCTTTGGAGTTCTTCTTTCCTGAAATACATATGGCATCCTCCTTAAAAAATATGGACTGTCATTGAGTGACAGCCCATCTGCTCCTATTGACGAATATGAAAGGCAAGATTGTCAGTTGACCTAAAAGTGGAACAATGCCActattatgaaaagaaaagtatataGCCAGTGTCTAGAAAGGCAAGGTGGATGAAAATGCTTCTTTGCCATGCTATTCACTCTTTTGGGAAACATGAAAAATGACTATTAAAAAGTAGACATGAAAGAAAGGGGCTTACCTTTAGGGACAATGCTTAAATAAGCTTGGTGTCTGAGCCATGGAGAACAGTCACTGCTGAAGCTATTTTCTACCAAATGCCTTATTTCTAACCATAGAAGTAAAGGTACTGAAGAAACCCATTTATATAGAGATTATTTACTTGTAATAATCTTCATGGATGTTATATGCTTTAAGACTGAAAAagactttcaaaattaaaaaaaaatatgaatgtcaTTGGGACAATAGCAGGGGAAAGgaatataagataaaaaaattaagaagagtcTGAAGAGGAGCCAAATCTGTTCTATGCACTTGGCAGGTGAGAACAAAAATgaatgtatgctttttttttgtttcctcaaaGCCACTCCCCTAACCCTACCCCAGTCCTATTACCTATGTATTGATACTTGTTTGTATCAACACATTACCACATGATAGAATAAGTAATATGGTATACAAGTTGAGTTAGCCTTAATTTATATCTCAGTCtgctcaacttaaaaaaaaataataggcaaTGAACACTTTGTTTAtagttagatttcttttttttaaattttttcttgattatattctttgattatatatgtttaaaattgccTCTCCTTTTTGGTGTATAAGtctatgaactttatttttattttttttccctttttttttttttttttattggtggtggaggttcctcaaagagttaaaaatagacctgccctacgacccagcaattgcactgttgggaatttaccccaaagatacagatgcaatgaaacgccgggacacctgcaccccgatgtttctagcagcaatgtccacaatagccaaactgtggaaggagcctcggtgtccatcgaaagatgagtggataaagaagatgtggtttatgtatatagtTAGATTTCTAATTAGAGTCCAGTGATGCTGAAGATTGTCTTAAGAAAACCATCCATTAAATGTACTTCGTTGTTGTTGATAGTGCTGTTTTTGTTGGAAATATCTTTAGGATTAAGACCTGTTTTATTCTAGGCATGTGTATTCTCAAAACATCAGTTTCCTGGGTGTAAAACAAAAGACTATGAGATGAACTCTTTAAAAACCTGTCCAACTCTGATATCCCAGGATTATGTGAAGAGTACGTACCAGATCTCTCTTTCATGTTCCTGCTTGCTACGCTGTTGTCAGTGTCAGTTCATTTTTCATTGGAAAAATTAGATTTGATGGCTAGAGAGTTAAAAAATTGACCCATTGCAACATTTTCCATAATCCATTTAGGCAGGCCTTTTGTGTTCATAGAAGAAATCTGTGCCTCCTTTAGGAAGGTACTGGTTTCTTAGGCTAACACAAGACCTTTTATATTTTGCATCCAGTCTTTTGAGGTTAGCTTTCAGATCTCACTTAGGATCCCAGGAACATACACTCTCATATGCAAATCCCAGTGGGAAAGATATGTGACAAACAGTTCTACTGAGGAATTGGTTAATCAACacaaaatgaaatgatgaaatttgtttttctacaTGTTGAGGatgtatcaaagaaaaatatgtttctggTTTTGAAATGGCAGattattatgtataaaattttattatgttatttgcTGTCTAATTTGATttaactagggatgcctgggtggctcagtgattgagtgtctgccttcgactcagggcatgatcccacagttccaggatcgagtcccccatcaggctccctgaatggaggctgcttctcctccctctgcctatgtctctgcttctctctgtttctctcatgaataaataaataaaaatcttaaaaaaaaagaaaagaaaaataatttgatttaaccAACTCAGAGAAATTTATCAAACAATTATCAGAGTATTATCCTAGGTGATAGGATAGGAGAATAAAttagaaagaagcaaaaatatatcTATCTGGCTGTTGAACATAGGAGACCTTGAAATTCAAGTATCAGTGGAAAACCAATTATGAAGTTAATGACTTTGATATGTGTTATTTACTAGTATAATTCTAGCCATCCAAGGCCAGAATAgatcagagaatttttttttaaataaatacatctatttggagcatgtggctggctcagttgatgagcatgcaactcttgatctcaaggtcatgagttcgaTCCACACTGTGGCAGTGGagattccttaaataaataaactttaaaaattacatctacTTTATGAAAGTGTATGCCAGGTAGCAAAACAGAAAAGCGGATAACTTACACTGCACATTTAAGAATTTTGCCAACTACAGATTAGTGAATGAGAGATGGTAAAAGAAGCAACATAAGCAATTGCACAAGGATTGGAAATTGTGTGGCATGATTGTAGACATGAAAATGAGATTTAGAGACAATGTGTTGCCTCATGAAGAGAAATAAGACTAGATGTGCGTTTGTGTTTTTGTGTAGGGAGGGGTTGTatagattatctatctatctatctatctatctatctatctatctatctatatcatctatcagtcatctatctatcacctatctatctTGGGAAAGAGAATAACGAACAGATTTGAGTTTTTATATGGCCAGGGGATTActatcaataaaaagaaacttctttacCAATAATTCCAGCAGAATCTCACAGTTAAGTCACTAGTTCATTAACTACTCAGAAACCAATCACTGTGTCTCTTGCTGACTGGCTGTGAACACTTTGTCAAATCCCTTTGGTTGCCTGCTGGGGAACATCATCAAAAGACATGACTACAGAATAACCCATGAACCTGACTCAGCATTCAGAGGGTCCTAACCTTCCCCCTTGTCTTTGAAATGTAGGTTCTccctgcctttgcccctcccagaGGCTGCTCTAAGAACTTAGGCTTGGGATAGTGATATGGCGTTAAGAATACCTGCatgaatgtccacaatagccaaactgtggaaggagcctcggtgtctatagaaagatgaatgaataaagatgtgatctgtatatacaatggaatattactcagccattagaaacaacaaatacccaccatttgcttcaacatggatggaactggagtgtattatgctgagtgaaataagtcaatcggagaaggacaaacattatatggtctcattcatttgggaaatataaaaaatagtgaaagggaataaaggagaaaggagaaaaaaatgagtggaaatatcagagagggagacagaacatgagagactcctaactctgggaaatgaacaaggggtggtggaaggggaggttagcagggggtgggggtgactgggtgacaggctctgaggggggcacttgatgggatgagcactgggtgttatgctatatgttggcaaattgaactccgataaaaaaataaaattaaaaaaaaagagatacctGCATGGTGTTGACTGAACACAGTTAGGGTCTTTTTACAAACTTTTAGGATTTGATGAGTCAGTGTAGGGATCCATAGGGATCCATTTGTCTTGTTGTTGTCCAAGGCAAGCCTCATATATAAATTCCCTTTGTTTATTAAAACTGTTACCTATCAACCCAgagtggcctgcctctttcttccagtctctccctgccctccaaaTAAAGGggccaggattttgatggaatcttgtctcgcattaagatctttcatccattttgagtttatctttgtgtatggtgtaagacaatggtctagttttattcttctgcatgtggctgtccagttttcccagcaccatttattgaagagaccgtcttttttccagtggatagtctttcctcctttgtcgaatattagtggaccataaagttgagggtccacttctggattctctattcttcaaagtcctagagaagaacacaggcaacgccctttttgaacttggccacagtaacttcttgcaaaatacatccatgaaggcaagagaaacaaaagcaaaaatgaactattgggtcttcatcaagataagaagcttttgtacagcaaaagaaacagtcaacaaaactaaaagacaacctacagaatgggaaaagatatttgcaaatgatgtatcagataaagggctagtatccaagatttataaagaacttattaaacgcaacacccaagaaacaaacaatccaatcatgaaatgggcaaaagacatgaacagaaatctcatttgcttcgacgtggatggaactggagggtattatgctaagtgaaataagtcaatcggagaaggacaaacattatatagtctcattcatttggggaatataaatgatagtgaaagggaatagaggggaagggagaagaaatggatgggaaatatcagaaagggagacagaacatgagagactcctctctgggaaacgaactagggatggtggaaggggaggagggtgggggtgggggtgaatgggtggcgggcactgaggggggcacttgacgggatgagcactgggtgttattctgtatattggcaaattgaacaccaataaaaaataaacttattattaaaaataaaaaaataaaaaataaaaaaataaaaagaaatctcacaaaggaagacatagacatggccaacaagcacatgagaaaatgctccgcatcacttgccttcagggaaatacaaatcaaaaccacaatgagataccacctcacaccggtgagaatggtgaaaattaacaaggcaggaaacaacaaatgtcggagaggatgcggagaaaggggaaccctcttgcactgttagtgggaatgtgaactggtgcagccactctggaaaactgagtggaggttcctcaaagagttaaaaatagatctgccctacaacccagcaattgcactgctggggatttacaccaaagatacagatgcagtgaaacaccgggacacctgcaccccgatatttctagcagcaatgtccacaatagccaaactgtggaaggagccttggtgtccatcgaaagatgaatggataaaaaagatgtgttctatgtatacaatggaatattgctcagccattagaaacgacaaatacccaccatttgcttcaacgtggatggaattggagggtattatgctgagtgaaataagtcaatcggagaaggacaaacattatatggtctcattcatttggggaatataaaaaatagtgaaagggaataaaggggaaaggagaaaaaatgagtgggaaatatcagaaagtgagacagaacatgagagactcctaactctgggaaactaacaaggggtggtagaaagggaggtggttgggggtggggtgggggtgaatgggtgacgggcactgaggggggcacttgatgggatgagccctgggtgttattctatatgttggcaaattgggcaccaataaaaaataaaaaataataaa containing:
- the LOC112663128 gene encoding olfactory receptor 5I1-like; translation: MELENHTVKSEFFLLGFSDHPELWRVLFVMFLFIYSVTLMGNLGMILLITTSSHLHTPMYFFLCILSFVDVCYSSVIAPKLLVDLISKEKTISYKGCAAQLYFFCSLVDTESFLLAAMAYDRYIAICNPLLYMVIMSKRVCSQFAIGAFLGGTMSSIIHTTNTFHLSFCSKEINHFFCDISPLFSLSCTDTYMHDIILVVFAGLVEAICLLAVLLSYVCIIAAILKTGSAEGRKKGFSTCASHLTVVTIYHGTLIFIYLRPSTGHSLDIDKVTSVFYTLIIPMLNPLIYSLRNKDFKNAFRKVIGRKLLS